In Deinococcus aquiradiocola, the genomic stretch AGGCCGACGGAGCCGATGCCGAAGGGGTTCACTTCAGCGCGGACGCCGAAGTAGTTGCCCTTGATGACCTGATTGGCCGTGCCGAGGTTGGGGAGGCCGAGGCCAGCGACGGCCGTCAGCTTGGGCGCCAGGGGCAGGCTGGTGGCGTTGACGGTGAGGACCACGCCGTTGCGGTACTGGGTGGGCTCGTAGTCGTTGTCGTTGTTGAAGAGGTAGTCGTTGAACTTGAAGGCGCTGTTCTGGTAGTTGTAGACGACCTTGAAGTCCTGGCCGGCCAGCTTGCCGTTGGCGGTGGCGCTCTGGAACTGGACCAGGCCGCCGGTCGTGCCCACGGTCGTCACGCCGAAGTTGGCGGTCGCGTCGCTGATGACGAGAGCACCGGTCGCGGTGACGATGTTGGAGGCCTTCAGGCCGAAGCTGAAGTCCAGGCCGCTGAAGCTCTGCTTGGTGTCGGTGCAGGCTTCAGCGAAGGCCTGGATGGGGCTGGGGTTGCCGCAGTCCTTGCCGCTGCTGAAGACGCCGTCGGCGAAGGTCTTGCGGGTCAGGCGGTCCACGTCGAACTGGGTGCTGCCGCTGACGAGGCCGATGGCGCCGTACTTGGCGCCCAGGTTGCCGGTGAAGCTGACCTTGGGGGCCGACTCCAGCTTGGTGACGCGGGTGTCGATGCCGGTGACCTTGGTGCTGAGGGCGTTGAAGTCGGTGCGGGTGACGAAGTCGGCCTGGGCGGTCTCGACGGCGCTCACGCGGTCCTGGAGGCCCAGGATGTCGTTGTTGAGGAGCACGGTGAGGTCGTTGAGGGCGGCGATGCTGCTGGCGTTGTCGTCCACGTCGGCGCGGAGGCCGTCGTAGTTCGCCTGCAGGTCGTCGACGCGGGCGTTGACGTCCGCGATCTGCTGGGTCAGGGCGTCGAGCGCGGCGGGGTCGCCGGTCGTGGCGCCGAGGGCGTCCACGCGCGCTTCGAGGCGGCTGAAGTCGTCCTGGCTGACCGAGTTGGACTCGAGGTCGGTGACGCGCACGCCGAGGGCGGCGAGGTCGGCGGCCAGCTCCTGAACGGCGTTCTGGAGGGCGGTCAGGTCGTCAGGGCTGAGGGTGGTGGTGGTGCCGTCGGTGGTGGTGACGGTGCCGGTGGCGACCTGATCCAGGAGGCGCGCGATGATGACGGCGGCCTCGTAGCGGGTCAGGTTCTGGGTGCCACGGAAGGTGCCGTCGGGGTAGCCGAGGATGATGCCCTTGGCCACGATCTTGTCGATGGCGTCCTTGGCCCAGTGGCCGGCGGGCACATCGGTGAGGGTGGGCACCTGCGTCGCCGCGGGAGCCGTCTGGGCCGCTGCGAAGCCGAAGGACAGCGCAGCAGTGAGAACGATCAGAGACTTCTTCATACTTACCCCCAAAAAGGTGTCGTGCGCAGAAAGCGTGTTCGGCTTCAGGATGACGATGGGGCGAGTTTCCGAGTTTCCT encodes the following:
- a CDS encoding S-layer homology domain-containing protein; this translates as MKKSLIVLTAALSFGFAAAQTAPAATQVPTLTDVPAGHWAKDAIDKIVAKGIILGYPDGTFRGTQNLTRYEAAVIIARLLDQVATGTVTTTDGTTTTLSPDDLTALQNAVQELAADLAALGVRVTDLESNSVSQDDFSRLEARVDALGATTGDPAALDALTQQIADVNARVDDLQANYDGLRADVDDNASSIAALNDLTVLLNNDILGLQDRVSAVETAQADFVTRTDFNALSTKVTGIDTRVTKLESAPKVSFTGNLGAKYGAIGLVSGSTQFDVDRLTRKTFADGVFSSGKDCGNPSPIQAFAEACTDTKQSFSGLDFSFGLKASNIVTATGALVISDATANFGVTTVGTTGGLVQFQSATANGKLAGQDFKVVYNYQNSAFKFNDYLFNNDNDYEPTQYRNGVVLTVNATSLPLAPKLTAVAGLGLPNLGTANQVIKGNYFGVRAEVNPFGIGSVGLNYALNLNNRSAVGVDADFKLGVINLKGVYDVSALDNVAYTDISDVFSKADKAGYVQASADFGVAKVAANYRAVQANYANGVAGMSSNDSDYYGAIAGNSNASPYGADQVGYGAGLATDLGPVTVAAFGDRFSDYAGTAASYNTAYGVSGGVKLFGLKLVGFYNSATQTTSNNITHINGDFAYNSTGAYQDIALVPFAYSSTYGGVLSHDGAAADALVKGLSFTVADAYFYNDKINDFQAYGSYKATLGGLTVTPFARYHSFNVDKNDGSTTTTTADGTATKTYTAVKYGVQASTAQLDVIGKPSISVAFANAISNAGSSIKVQNGTKTELFGQAALTLNDLGVAGLTAGVGYGYYQGFGVGSATVVSSASGGTATFSPTADRFYRSPLGGASDPYTGANYGGAAGSASGVFAQVGYNGLALNYGMFYYTDFTNKANNSVASAFKASYNFNF